A stretch of the bacterium genome encodes the following:
- a CDS encoding PD40 domain-containing protein yields the protein MFKYCFIFVILAGSVFLSCSDEFEGPGVGPECTLVWVSYRDGSPNLWGVELPDGEVFKLSELPEGAGRWGISARRGWVYFSGKEYNCWNVYRVSLDGSSMQKLTEHTQFDGYPEISPDGSSVCFVTKRWGFTQYDSELALISSNGGELVRMTNHEGNDDSHRWSPDGTKIVFVKTDYYGKLSVALFNPDFPESVSIISPEGFDAYSPQWSADGASLYYIISGSDRRYIAKSNVDSPILFPENMSGNEYSVENPEVSPNGVYIACQAFVNGQWEIAVIGSDGDNFKLIAPHPSEDICPCWSPDGSWIFWVSYRDGDREIYGISFDEGGGPERITSSPGDDIRPLCVGAF from the coding sequence ATGTTTAAATACTGCTTCATATTTGTTATTTTGGCAGGATCGGTTTTCCTTTCTTGTAGCGATGAATTCGAGGGGCCGGGAGTCGGCCCCGAATGCACTCTTGTATGGGTATCTTATCGCGATGGTTCACCTAATTTATGGGGTGTGGAACTTCCCGATGGTGAAGTATTTAAACTGAGTGAACTTCCCGAAGGTGCTGGTAGATGGGGCATCTCGGCGAGAAGAGGCTGGGTTTACTTTAGTGGAAAGGAATATAACTGTTGGAATGTGTATAGAGTTAGCCTCGATGGTTCTTCAATGCAAAAGCTCACCGAGCACACCCAATTCGATGGTTATCCGGAAATTTCACCGGACGGTTCGAGTGTTTGTTTTGTTACAAAGCGATGGGGTTTTACACAATACGACAGTGAATTGGCGCTTATATCCTCGAATGGTGGTGAACTTGTTCGCATGACAAATCATGAAGGCAATGACGATTCACATCGATGGTCACCGGATGGGACGAAAATCGTATTTGTCAAAACCGACTATTATGGCAAACTCTCGGTTGCACTTTTCAATCCTGATTTTCCTGAGTCTGTATCAATTATTTCGCCAGAGGGCTTCGATGCCTATTCGCCGCAATGGTCTGCTGATGGCGCATCGCTGTATTATATTATCTCCGGTTCTGATAGGCGATATATTGCAAAATCGAATGTGGATTCGCCTATCCTTTTTCCTGAGAACATGTCGGGTAATGAGTATTCCGTCGAGAATCCGGAGGTGTCGCCCAATGGCGTGTATATCGCATGTCAAGCCTTTGTGAATGGGCAATGGGAGATCGCAGTAATCGGCTCTGATGGTGATAATTTCAAATTGATCGCACCGCATCCATCGGAGGATATCTGCCCTTGTTGGTCACCAGATGGAAGCTGGATATTTTGGGTGAGCTATCGAGATGGCGATAGAGAAATTTATGGTATTTCGTTCGATGAAGGAGGCGGGCCTGAGAGAATTACCAGTTCCCCGGGCGATGACATAAGACCTCTTTGTGTTGGGGCATTTTAA
- a CDS encoding MBL fold metallo-hydrolase, with protein sequence MFFSYIGTNSLLIRDKNTSIMIDPNFTRPGGILSPQYFIKSVAPNPLVIRNTLDKLGVNRLDAVLLTHTHIDHALDAPEVTKQTGAVLYGSHSAVLIGRGGGVKEDMLREIADGTSIEIGDFKVTFYKSEHLPFPNIVKPLMNYKKEVDEALSPPVRIARFREGGSYKILIEHHHGTLLVCSSGIDSNPALLKADAISICIGGLALRSEEYRERLFKKAVIDTGAKDIYMTHWDKMSNSLDEPPEFLGRTHLVVDHFIKMTSRQEGINLYLPITWTTLRLFSPSKNSVWDRIKAFCS encoded by the coding sequence GTGTTTTTCTCGTATATAGGAACAAACAGCCTGCTCATTCGAGATAAAAACACTTCTATAATGATTGATCCAAATTTCACGCGACCGGGGGGGATATTAAGCCCGCAGTATTTTATAAAAAGCGTCGCACCGAATCCTCTTGTGATAAGGAATACACTGGATAAACTCGGAGTGAACCGTCTCGACGCGGTTTTGCTTACCCATACGCATATTGATCATGCTCTCGACGCTCCTGAGGTTACCAAGCAAACCGGTGCGGTGCTATATGGTTCACATTCAGCGGTTCTTATTGGTAGAGGCGGAGGTGTCAAAGAAGATATGCTTCGAGAGATAGCGGATGGAACCTCTATCGAGATCGGCGACTTTAAAGTAACGTTTTATAAAAGCGAGCACCTGCCTTTTCCAAATATTGTTAAACCCTTGATGAATTATAAAAAAGAGGTCGATGAGGCCTTATCTCCTCCAGTTAGAATTGCACGGTTTAGGGAGGGTGGTTCGTATAAGATACTCATTGAACATCACCATGGAACACTTCTTGTATGTAGTAGCGGCATAGATTCGAATCCCGCCCTCTTAAAAGCCGATGCTATATCTATCTGTATCGGTGGGCTTGCTCTGCGCTCCGAAGAATATCGCGAGAGGCTTTTTAAAAAAGCAGTAATAGATACTGGAGCCAAGGATATATACATGACCCACTGGGATAAGATGTCAAACTCCCTGGACGAACCACCAGAGTTTCTAGGCCGAACACATTTGGTGGTTGACCATTTTATTAAAATGACATCACGCCAAGAAGGTATAAATCTCTACCTTCCAATAACATGGACGACCTTAAGGTTATTTAGCCCCTCTAAAAATAGTGTCTGGGATAGAATCAAGGCGTTTTGTTCATAA